The window GATCTATCATCTTAGCGCTCATTCTGAACCTGTTGAAGAATAAAGCGCTCCGATCCTTCAACAAGTTCAGGATGAGCGCGGTGGAAAAATAATAAAGGTTTTACCATGGATATTTTTACTATAATTATTGTATCACTTGCATACATCATTGGTGCAATTCCTACCGGCTATCTTATTGCCAAACTCAAAGGCATTGCCGATATTCGTGCACATGGATCAGGCAACATTGGGGCAACCAACGTATCGCGTGTTTTAGGTAAGCATTATTTTTTTCTTATTTTTTTTCTTGATGCAGGCAAGGCGTTTTTATTCATACACATGATAAAACCTTATTTTGACTTTAATTACCTCTGTGTTTTTGCAAGCATACTGTTGTTTGGTAATGGTTGTTCATTGTTTTTACGTGGCAGCGGCGGTAAAGGTGTAGCAACATTGTTCGGATTACTTGTAGCACTCAACACATATACAGCAGTTATGTTGTTTGCAATATGGGGCGCACTATTGGTTATCACACGCACTGTTGGTATTGCCTCCG is drawn from Candidatus Babeliales bacterium and contains these coding sequences:
- a CDS encoding glycerol-3-phosphate acyltransferase, whose protein sequence is MDIFTIIIVSLAYIIGAIPTGYLIAKLKGIADIRAHGSGNIGATNVSRVLGKHYFFLIFFLDAGKAFLFIHMIKPYFDFNYLCVFASILLFGNGCSLFLRGSGGKGVATLFGLLVALNTYTAVMLFAIWGALLVITRTVGIASVGAAAWLPFCAYAAHNPPLFVFSLFAALWIVRTHQSNIQAYWSNR